One stretch of Numenius arquata chromosome 8, bNumArq3.hap1.1, whole genome shotgun sequence DNA includes these proteins:
- the MED8 gene encoding mediator of RNA polymerase II transcription subunit 8, whose amino-acid sequence MQREEKQLELTLEALISQVADLKNSLVSFIYKLENEYDRLTWPSVLDSFALLSGQLNTLNKVLKHEKTPLLRNQVIIPLVLSPDRDEEIMRQTEGRVPVFSHEVVPDHLRTKPDPEVEEQEKQLITDAARISPDVAQKQIQSLNKMCSNLLEKISKEERESESGGLRQNKQTFNPADTNALVAAVAFGKGLSNRRPPGSGGSVQSGQPGAGAIIAGASGMQQVPMSGAPAQQQPMLAGVQMAQAGQPGKMPSGIKTNIKSASMHPYQR is encoded by the exons ATGCAG agagaggagaagcagctggagctgACCCTGGAGGCACTCATCAGTCAGGTGGCCGACCTGAAGAACTCCTTGGTCAGTTTTATCTACAAGCTGGAGAACGAGTATGACCGACTCACATG GCCTTCAGTTCTGGACAGCTTTGCATTGCTCTCAGGGCAGCTGAACACCTTGAATAAAGTGCTAAAGCATGAGAAGACCCCGCTATTGCGAAACCAGGTTATCATACCCCTAGTGCTGTCTCCAGACCGCGATGAGGAGATCATG CGGCAGACAGAAGGACGTGTGCCCGTGTTCAGCCATGAGGTCGTGCCTGACCATCTTCGAACTAAGCCCGACCCTgaggtggaggagcaggagaagcagctgatCACAGATGCAGCTCGAATTAGCCCTGATGTGGCACAG aaacaGATCCAAAGTCTGAACAAAATGTGCTCAAATCTGCTGGAGAAAATCAGTAAGGAGGAGCGTGAATCTGAAAGTGGAG GTTTACGACAGAACAAGCAGACTTTCAATCCAGCAGATACCAATGCACTGGTAGCAGCTGTGGCCTTTGGGAAAGGATTGTCAAACCGGAGACCCCCTGGCTCTGGAGGATCTGTCCAGTCAGGTCAACCAGGAGCTGGTGCCATCATTGCAGGTGCTTCAGGCATGCAGCAGGTCCCAATGTCGGGTgcaccagctcagcagcagccaatgCTGGCAGGAGTGCAGATGGCACAAGCAGGACAGCCAG gcaAAATGCCAAGTGGCATAAAAACAAACATCAAATCTGCCTCAATGCATCCATATCAGAGATGA